Proteins encoded in a region of the Perca fluviatilis chromosome 6, GENO_Pfluv_1.0, whole genome shotgun sequence genome:
- the rsrc2 gene encoding arginine/serine-rich coiled-coil protein 2 isoform X2 translates to MSGSDNDSVDLTRTGSPVHHRKKHSMESSRSPRSSKHHHSRSRSRSRDRKRDRKYRRSRSRSKEARKRDSEKPSKSHRRTDEQQEPERLSAENGEERSRRKDRRPSKGRSVSRSHSRERRPHSKSKDKRRSRSRSRDRKKKARSRSGSRTKHRHHSRSRSKSRERKKRSEKVRRKSRSRLERAKKLQEQKEKEMLEKQQQQQQEIAAVTAPIAAVAAAAAATTSNPALNVAALLASGTQVTPQIAMAAQMAALQAKTLAETGIAVPSYYNPSAVNPMKFADQEKKRKMLWQGKKEGDKSQTAELWEKLNFGNKNQNVKFRKLMGIKGEDEVEAAKPLNDEGLKTLQKQEEMFRNLDVQYEMARSQTHTQRGMGLGFSSSFSRGMDSI, encoded by the exons ATGTCT GGAAGTGACAATGACTCTGTTGACTTGACCAGAACAGGCTCCCCAGTTCATCACCGAAAAAAACACAGCATGGAGTCATCCAGATCTCCCAGAAGTTCCAAACACCACCATTCAAGGTCAAGGTCACGCTCCAGGGACCGGAAAC GTGACCGGAAATACAGACGGAGTCGCAGCAGGAGTAAAGAG GCACGAAAGAGGGACTCTGAGAAGCCATCAAAATCACACAGAAGAACAGATGAGCAGCAAGAGCCAGAGAGACTTTCAGCAGAGAATGGAGAGGAGCGATCCAGACGCAAAGACAGGAGGCCCTCCAAGGGCAGGAGCGTGTCCAGGTCACACTCACGAGAGAG ACGGCCTCACAGCAAAAGTAAGGACAAGCGGCGATCACGATCACGCAGCCGGGACAGGAAGAAGAAGGCTAGGTCTCGCTCAGGTTCAAGGACCAAACACCGTCATCATAGCAGAAGTCGCAGTAAGAGCAG GGAGCGAAAGAAAAGGAGTGAGAAAGTGCGCAGAAAGAGTCGAAGCAG gCTGGAGAGAGCCAAGAAGCTACAGGAGCAGAAGGAGAAGGAAATGTTGGagaaacaacagcagcaacagcaggagATAGCTGCGG TGACTGCCCCTATCGCAGCagtagctgctgcagctgcagcgACCACCTCAAACCCTGCCCTTAATGTGGCGGCCCTCCTGGCCTCTGGGACCCAGGTCACGCCTCAGATAGCCATGGCTGCGCAGATGGCAGCCCTTCAAGCAAAAACACTGGCAGAGACTGGTATTGCTGTGCCCAGCTACTATAACCCATCTGCTGTAAACCCCATGAAGTTTGCagatcaggagaaaaagaggaaaatgcTATGGCAGGGGAAAAAGGAGGGG gACAAGTCCCAGACAGCTGAGTTGTGGGAGAAGCTAAATTTTGGAAACAAGAACCAAAATGTTAAATTCCGCAAACTAATGGGTATTAAA GGAGAGGATGAAGTTGAAGCTGCCAAACCACTTAACGATGAAGGCTTGAAGACTCTTCAGAAGCAGGAGGAGATGTTTAGGAACCTTGACGTTCAGTATGAAATGGCTCGATcgcagacacacacccagagggGAATGGGCCTTGGTTTCTCCTCCTCATTCTCACGTGGAATGGACTCGATCTAG
- the rsrc2 gene encoding arginine/serine-rich coiled-coil protein 2 isoform X1 → MSGSDNDSVDLTRTGSPVHHRKKHSMESSRSPRSSKHHHSRSRSRSRDRKRDRKYRRSRSRSKEARKRDSEKPSKSHRRTDEQQEPERLSAENGEERSRRKDRRPSKGRSVSRSHSRERRPHSKSKDKRRSRSRSRDRKKKARSRSGSRTKHRHHSRSRSKSRERKKRSEKVRRKSRSRSVNPPAFRGRNTAMDAQEALARRLERAKKLQEQKEKEMLEKQQQQQQEIAAVTAPIAAVAAAAAATTSNPALNVAALLASGTQVTPQIAMAAQMAALQAKTLAETGIAVPSYYNPSAVNPMKFADQEKKRKMLWQGKKEGDKSQTAELWEKLNFGNKNQNVKFRKLMGIKGEDEVEAAKPLNDEGLKTLQKQEEMFRNLDVQYEMARSQTHTQRGMGLGFSSSFSRGMDSI, encoded by the exons ATGTCT GGAAGTGACAATGACTCTGTTGACTTGACCAGAACAGGCTCCCCAGTTCATCACCGAAAAAAACACAGCATGGAGTCATCCAGATCTCCCAGAAGTTCCAAACACCACCATTCAAGGTCAAGGTCACGCTCCAGGGACCGGAAAC GTGACCGGAAATACAGACGGAGTCGCAGCAGGAGTAAAGAG GCACGAAAGAGGGACTCTGAGAAGCCATCAAAATCACACAGAAGAACAGATGAGCAGCAAGAGCCAGAGAGACTTTCAGCAGAGAATGGAGAGGAGCGATCCAGACGCAAAGACAGGAGGCCCTCCAAGGGCAGGAGCGTGTCCAGGTCACACTCACGAGAGAG ACGGCCTCACAGCAAAAGTAAGGACAAGCGGCGATCACGATCACGCAGCCGGGACAGGAAGAAGAAGGCTAGGTCTCGCTCAGGTTCAAGGACCAAACACCGTCATCATAGCAGAAGTCGCAGTAAGAGCAG GGAGCGAAAGAAAAGGAGTGAGAAAGTGCGCAGAAAGAGTCGAAGCAGGTCTGTTAATCCACCTGCCTTCAGGGGCCGAAACACAGCTATGGATGCACAAGAGGCCCTGGCCAGAAG gCTGGAGAGAGCCAAGAAGCTACAGGAGCAGAAGGAGAAGGAAATGTTGGagaaacaacagcagcaacagcaggagATAGCTGCGG TGACTGCCCCTATCGCAGCagtagctgctgcagctgcagcgACCACCTCAAACCCTGCCCTTAATGTGGCGGCCCTCCTGGCCTCTGGGACCCAGGTCACGCCTCAGATAGCCATGGCTGCGCAGATGGCAGCCCTTCAAGCAAAAACACTGGCAGAGACTGGTATTGCTGTGCCCAGCTACTATAACCCATCTGCTGTAAACCCCATGAAGTTTGCagatcaggagaaaaagaggaaaatgcTATGGCAGGGGAAAAAGGAGGGG gACAAGTCCCAGACAGCTGAGTTGTGGGAGAAGCTAAATTTTGGAAACAAGAACCAAAATGTTAAATTCCGCAAACTAATGGGTATTAAA GGAGAGGATGAAGTTGAAGCTGCCAAACCACTTAACGATGAAGGCTTGAAGACTCTTCAGAAGCAGGAGGAGATGTTTAGGAACCTTGACGTTCAGTATGAAATGGCTCGATcgcagacacacacccagagggGAATGGGCCTTGGTTTCTCCTCCTCATTCTCACGTGGAATGGACTCGATCTAG
- the si:ch211-110p13.9 gene encoding uncharacterized protein si:ch211-110p13.9, protein MSSCSTIHLTLPQWDGGARKIRFIHLVNLTSFRLTECPNKGPVVPLYLGADLFSNTDIRTENHPRHHAKFAKKGFATKIFFSSAFRFHGLKVPTASNSLWFYSVQGLFRVAFEMYNKQEQLAVLENFQDVWKSQINDSPLKMSYSLSVQLDFALSSSLHDTESRVELSQPQQCQVVRDSVEVYGSDTGDTSADHDYCSFPKQSLPTERSRLISTVRQKLHSLDEKLSSETQSYTEQLETILLLLENIVRYVNGNLEEKDVTETVLALLKAKDWGCVYSSSLLCGIGCWLGQQFHAANSSISQKVEGFKVQHIEQISDLPPAEELATELFPEAMQTLLLHWMGLTEESTLERRHSEYPILLLILEFANHNLITGVAHVLYSSLICK, encoded by the exons ATGTCAAGTTGCTCAACTATCCACTTAACTTTACCGCAGTGGGACGGGGGCGCACGGAAAATTCGCTTCATTCACTTGGTGAATCTGACATCGTTCAGGCTGACAGAGTGTCCCAACAAG GGTCCAGTGGTCCCTCTCTATTTAGGAGCTGATCTCTTCTCCAACACGGACATCCGCACTGAGAACCATCCCAGACACCACGCCAAGTTTGCCAAGAAAGGATTTGcaactaaaatatttttttcctcgG CATTCAGGTTCCATGGCTTGAAGGTACCTACTGCAAGTAACAGCCTCTGGTTCTACAGCGTTCAAGGACTTTTTCGAGTAGCCTTTGAGATGTACAATAAGCAAGAGCAGCTTGCTGTACTAGAGAACTTCCAG GATGTTTGGAAATCGCAGATAAACGACAGCCCTCTGAAAATGAGTTACAGCCTCAGTGTGCAGCTCGACTTTGCACTATCCAGCAGTCTGCATGATACAGAATCAAGGGTTGAATTGTCACAACCTCAGCAGTGCCAGGTTGTCAGGGATTCTGTGGAGGTATATGGCAGTGACACAGGTGATACATCAGCAGATCACGATTATTGTTCTTTTCCCAAGCAGAGCTTGCCAACTGAGCGAAGCCGACTGATATCCACAGTGAGACAAAAATTGCACAGCTTGGATGAGAAACTCTCATCTGAGACTCAAAGCTACACAGAACAGCTGGAGACTATCTTGCTGCTTTTGGAGAACATTGTTCGGTACGTAAATGGGAATCTAGAAGAAAAGGATGTGACAGAAACTGTGCTAGCCCTGCTAAAGGCCAAAGACTGGGGCTGCGTGTATTCAAGTTCCCTGCTTTGTGGTATTGGATGCTGGCTAGGCCAACAGTTCCATGCAGCCAACAGCAGCATCAGCCAGAAAGTGGAGGGTTTTAAAGTTCAGCATATTGAACAAATTAGTGACTTGCCACCTGCTGAGGAACTAGCAACAGAGCTATTCCCAGAAGCCATGCAAACACTGCTGCTTCATTGGATGGGCTTAACTGAGGAGTCCACCCTGGAGAGGAGACACAGCGAGTACCCAATCCTGCTCCTTATCCTCGAGTTTGCCAACCACAACCTCATCACAGGTGTGGCTCATGTGCTGTATTCCAGTCTTATATGTAAATAG
- the zcchc8 gene encoding zinc finger CCHC domain-containing protein 8 isoform X1: MAEVDFGDCELFQLLDDSAPVPTHIRFTDDEEDKEETSQVRSRLEEYDDYIQRLTEENKGLRRKLKILTRPSGITIEDVNIDGPALQILYANNIISKQCRQEIEDCICNVILKHQKPSNEKKNSILQMKPQNSAFALDEDLHKSSSSSVKTTTEAFKVVGSVLYFTTFSVDKLGQPLVNENPQLTDGWDVPTYHQVFNQVVGTDGQDIEMKDKRPKSMCFNCGLSGHQLRDCPKPKDMAAINERRKEFNQNNNQAMQSNQRYHADEVEERFAKYKPGVMSEDLLTALGIDGNTLPPLIYRMRQLGYPPGWLKEAEMENSGLTMYDGNVSNDGKITDDTNSQNISYDVSKLVDFPGFNVTASHNVKDEFMQYGSIPMQTNHMKQNYAAYLSNNFPMPGATCNKRRHESESSPQQRKKTRSSPDRNSDRSSDMDIESDPGTPYNHGLGDFQFQPPMPPGSPCFSSPPPLPQGTPPATPTPPPLPKGTPPPTPTNGSPALRGSNWVVVDETVDGTEDELSLEELEEQQRLIWAALENADTATNSESETPAVGTPVPSSDTETEEVEETMDKTRPAETCHSSENKSEPGVQEICSQSPGLIKAPDDSPQSPGPVKAPDDSPQSPGPVKAPDDSPQSPGPVKAPDDSPQSPCPVKTRDDSPQSPGPIKRQEGNPQSPDLDFSNGAAGDCASPTHDEKITAVPHRSRFAAGIVPFEDTPEYTEVAEATGTYLRIRDLLKSSPRSLAKKK, encoded by the exons ATGGCTGAAGTTGATTTCGGCGATTGTGAGCTCTTTCAGCTGCTTGATGATTCCGCACCGGTCCCGACGCATATTCGCTTCACAGATGATgaggaggacaaggaggagACGAGCCAGGTCCGGAGCAGACTGGAGGAGTATGATGACTACATTCAGAGACTCACCGAGGAGA ATAAAGGTTTAAGAAGAAAACTGAAAATCCTGACACGACCAAG CGGCATCACAATAGAAGATGTCAACATCGACGGGCCAGCTCTTCAAATCCTTTATGCAAACAATATTATTTCAAA GCAGTGTCGTCAAGAAATTGAAGATTGCATCTGCAATGTGATTTTGAAGCACCAGAAACCGagcaatgaaaagaaaaactccaTCTTGCAAATGAAACCTCAG AATTCAGCTTTTGCTTTGGATGAAGATCTGCATAAGTCCTCTTCCAGTAGCGTAAAAACAACAACCGAAGCGTTTAAA GTGGTTGGAAGTGTCTTATATTTCACTACATTTAGTGTTGATAAACTTGGACAGCCTCTGGTGAATGAAAACCCCCAGCTGACAGATGGATGGGACGTTCCAAC ATATCACCAGGTTTTTAACCAAGTCGTTGGCACAGATGGACAGGATATAgaaatgaaagacaaaag ACCCAAATCAATGTGTTTCAACTGTGGTTTGAGTGGTCATCAGCTGAGAGACTGTCCCAAG CCTAAAGACATGGCTGCAATTAatgagagaaggaaggagtttAATCAGAACAACAACCAGGCCATGCAGAGTAACCAGCGATACCATGCTGATGAAGTGGAGGAGCGGTTTGCTAAATACAAGCCTGGAGTCATGAG TGAGGATCTGTTGACAGCGCTGGGAATTGATGGAAACACCCTCCCACCTCTAATTTATCGCATGAGGCAGTTAGGCTATCCACCAGGTTGGCTCAAAGAGGCAGAGATGGAAAACTCTGGCTTAACAATGTATGATGGAAATG tTTCAAATGATGGTAAAATAACAGACGATACCAATTCGCAAAACATCTCTTATGATGTTTCCAAACTGGTAGATTTCCCAGGCTTCAATGTAACTGCATCACACAACGTGAAAGAT GAGTTCATGCAGTATGGTTCTATTCCAATGCAGACCAACCACATGAAGCAAAACTATGCAGCTTATCTGTCCAACAACTTCCCTATG CCTGGTGCCACCTGCAACAAGAGACGGCATGAATCTGAATCATCTCCACAGCAAAGGAAGAAGACGAGGTCCAGTCCGGATCGAAACTCTGATAGAAGCTCGGACATGGATATTGAATCAG ACCCAGGAACACCTTATAATCATGGCCTGGGTGACTTCCAGTTCCAACCTCCGATGCCCCCTGGCTCCCCATGCTTTAGTTCACCGCCTCCTTTACCCCAGGGCACTCCTCCTGCTACACCCACTCCCCCACCTCTCCCTAAAGGTACTCCTCCTCCCACACCCACCAACGGCTCTCCAGCTCTGCGGGGGAGTAACTGGGTAGTAGTTGATGAAACTGTGGACGGAACAGAGGATGAATTGTCATTGGAGGAACTGGAGGAGCAGCAGAGGCTGATTTGGGCAGCTCTAGAAAATGCTGACACTGCCACGAATAGCGAATCTGAGACACCTGCAGTGGGAACACCTGTACCCAGTTCAGACACAGAAACGGAGGAGGTTGAAGAAAcgatggacaaaacaagacctgCAGAAACTTGCCATAGCAGTGAAAATAAAAGTGAACCAGGGGTTCAAGAGATTTGCTCTCAGAGCCCTGGTCTAATCAAAGCCCCAGACGACAGCCCCCAGAGCCCTGGTCCGGTCAAAGCCCCAGACGACAGCCCCCAGAGCCCTGGTCCGGTCAAAGCCCCAGACGACAGCCCCCAGAGCCCTGGTCCGGTCAAAGCCCCAGACGACAGCCCCCAGAGCCCTTGTCCGGTCAAAACCCGAGACGACAGCCCCCAGAGCCCTGGTCCAATCAAACGTCAGGAAGGTAACCCCCAGAGCCCTGATCTAGATTTCTCTAATGGAGCAGCTGGAGATTGTGCTTCTCCTACGCATGACGAGAAGATAACCGCTGTTCCTCATCGTAGCAGGTTTGCAGCTGGCATCGTTCCGTTTGAAGATACACCAGAGTACACTGAAGTTGCTGAAGCCACAGGGACATACCTTAGGATCAGAGACTTGCTTAAAAGTTCCCCTCGAagtttagcaaaaaaaaaataa
- the zcchc8 gene encoding zinc finger CCHC domain-containing protein 8 isoform X2 — protein sequence MAEVDFGDCELFQLLDDSAPVPTHIRFTDDEEDKEETSQVRSRLEEYDDYIQRLTEENKGLRRKLKILTRPSGITIEDVNIDGPALQILYANNIISKQCRQEIEDCICNVILKHQKPSNEKKNSILQMKPQNSAFALDEDLHKSSSSSVKTTTEAFKVVGSVLYFTTFSVDKLGQPLVNENPQLTDGWDVPTYHQVFNQVVGTDGQDIEMKDKRPKSMCFNCGLSGHQLRDCPKPKDMAAINERRKEFNQNNNQAMQSNQRYHADEVEERFAKYKPGVMSEDLLTALGIDGNTLPPLIYRMRQLGYPPGWLKEAEMENSGLTMYDGNVSNDGKITDDTNSQNISYDVSKLVDFPGFNVTASHNVKDEFMQYGSIPMQTNHMKQNYAAYLSNNFPMPGATCNKRRHESESSPQQRKKTRSSPDRNSDRSSDMDIESDPGTPYNHGLGDFQFQPPMPPGSPCFSSPPPLPQGTPPATPTPPPLPKGTPPPTPTNGSPALRGSNWVVVDETVDGTEDELSLEELEEQQRLIWAALENADTATNSESETPAVGTPVPSSDTETEEVEETMDKTRPAETCHSSENKSEPGVQEICSQSPGPVKAPDDSPQSPGPVKAPDDSPQSPGPVKAPDDSPQSPCPVKTRDDSPQSPGPIKRQEGNPQSPDLDFSNGAAGDCASPTHDEKITAVPHRSRFAAGIVPFEDTPEYTEVAEATGTYLRIRDLLKSSPRSLAKKK from the exons ATGGCTGAAGTTGATTTCGGCGATTGTGAGCTCTTTCAGCTGCTTGATGATTCCGCACCGGTCCCGACGCATATTCGCTTCACAGATGATgaggaggacaaggaggagACGAGCCAGGTCCGGAGCAGACTGGAGGAGTATGATGACTACATTCAGAGACTCACCGAGGAGA ATAAAGGTTTAAGAAGAAAACTGAAAATCCTGACACGACCAAG CGGCATCACAATAGAAGATGTCAACATCGACGGGCCAGCTCTTCAAATCCTTTATGCAAACAATATTATTTCAAA GCAGTGTCGTCAAGAAATTGAAGATTGCATCTGCAATGTGATTTTGAAGCACCAGAAACCGagcaatgaaaagaaaaactccaTCTTGCAAATGAAACCTCAG AATTCAGCTTTTGCTTTGGATGAAGATCTGCATAAGTCCTCTTCCAGTAGCGTAAAAACAACAACCGAAGCGTTTAAA GTGGTTGGAAGTGTCTTATATTTCACTACATTTAGTGTTGATAAACTTGGACAGCCTCTGGTGAATGAAAACCCCCAGCTGACAGATGGATGGGACGTTCCAAC ATATCACCAGGTTTTTAACCAAGTCGTTGGCACAGATGGACAGGATATAgaaatgaaagacaaaag ACCCAAATCAATGTGTTTCAACTGTGGTTTGAGTGGTCATCAGCTGAGAGACTGTCCCAAG CCTAAAGACATGGCTGCAATTAatgagagaaggaaggagtttAATCAGAACAACAACCAGGCCATGCAGAGTAACCAGCGATACCATGCTGATGAAGTGGAGGAGCGGTTTGCTAAATACAAGCCTGGAGTCATGAG TGAGGATCTGTTGACAGCGCTGGGAATTGATGGAAACACCCTCCCACCTCTAATTTATCGCATGAGGCAGTTAGGCTATCCACCAGGTTGGCTCAAAGAGGCAGAGATGGAAAACTCTGGCTTAACAATGTATGATGGAAATG tTTCAAATGATGGTAAAATAACAGACGATACCAATTCGCAAAACATCTCTTATGATGTTTCCAAACTGGTAGATTTCCCAGGCTTCAATGTAACTGCATCACACAACGTGAAAGAT GAGTTCATGCAGTATGGTTCTATTCCAATGCAGACCAACCACATGAAGCAAAACTATGCAGCTTATCTGTCCAACAACTTCCCTATG CCTGGTGCCACCTGCAACAAGAGACGGCATGAATCTGAATCATCTCCACAGCAAAGGAAGAAGACGAGGTCCAGTCCGGATCGAAACTCTGATAGAAGCTCGGACATGGATATTGAATCAG ACCCAGGAACACCTTATAATCATGGCCTGGGTGACTTCCAGTTCCAACCTCCGATGCCCCCTGGCTCCCCATGCTTTAGTTCACCGCCTCCTTTACCCCAGGGCACTCCTCCTGCTACACCCACTCCCCCACCTCTCCCTAAAGGTACTCCTCCTCCCACACCCACCAACGGCTCTCCAGCTCTGCGGGGGAGTAACTGGGTAGTAGTTGATGAAACTGTGGACGGAACAGAGGATGAATTGTCATTGGAGGAACTGGAGGAGCAGCAGAGGCTGATTTGGGCAGCTCTAGAAAATGCTGACACTGCCACGAATAGCGAATCTGAGACACCTGCAGTGGGAACACCTGTACCCAGTTCAGACACAGAAACGGAGGAGGTTGAAGAAAcgatggacaaaacaagacctgCAGAAACTTGCCATAGCAGTGAAAATAAAAGTGAACCAGGGGTTCAAGAGATTTGCTCTCAGAGCCCTG GTCCGGTCAAAGCCCCAGACGACAGCCCCCAGAGCCCTGGTCCGGTCAAAGCCCCAGACGACAGCCCCCAGAGCCCTGGTCCGGTCAAAGCCCCAGACGACAGCCCCCAGAGCCCTTGTCCGGTCAAAACCCGAGACGACAGCCCCCAGAGCCCTGGTCCAATCAAACGTCAGGAAGGTAACCCCCAGAGCCCTGATCTAGATTTCTCTAATGGAGCAGCTGGAGATTGTGCTTCTCCTACGCATGACGAGAAGATAACCGCTGTTCCTCATCGTAGCAGGTTTGCAGCTGGCATCGTTCCGTTTGAAGATACACCAGAGTACACTGAAGTTGCTGAAGCCACAGGGACATACCTTAGGATCAGAGACTTGCTTAAAAGTTCCCCTCGAagtttagcaaaaaaaaaataa